The Nomascus leucogenys isolate Asia unplaced genomic scaffold, Asia_NLE_v1 001733F_26060_qpd_obj, whole genome shotgun sequence genome segment TAGacttgatcaaacagaagaaggAATCAGCTAATCCAGACACCAGTCATTTCAAATTATATAGACaaaggagcaaaagaaaaaagaataaaaaacagcaaATGAACCTACGGACTTAAGGGACATcataaagtgaaataatatacTGACCACAAAAGTTCCAGatggaggagagaaaaataaggagGAAAGTACAGTGCTGGCTAAAAGCTTGCCAAATCTGTAGAAGGAAAAGGACATACAGATACATGAGGCCAAATGGaactcaaataaaacaaattcaagGGAAGTCCACACAAAGacatattataattaaatgtCAAAAGTCAAAAAGAGTGAATTTTGAAGAAGCAAGACAatgctgaaagagaaaaattctCAACCAAGAATGcaatttctggaaaaaatttttcttcaaaaatgaagaatagataaagactttcccaaacaaaagctgagagagacGACTTCATCACCACTAGATTtgtcataaaataaatgacaggTGAGCTCTTCAGCTCAAACAAAAAGATACTAAATAGCAAAACTGagcatattaaaatacaaaacttactgGAAAAGCTAATTatgtaaacaaatacaaaattgtGCTACATTATAATGGTGGTGCACCTTTTTCTAATATGAAAGTATCTGTTAGACTTCCTAATGGAAATGTAGAATGAACAGTTGGATATATCAGTCGGGTTCAAGCTAGCATTCGGAGTTAACATATACATAGCATtatatagtatttacattgttttatagtaaatataaatacataacagtctttaaattttcttctcttgaaaTAGTGACAATTGattattgattttctttactACTAGAAGCTCAGTTTCCTGTTTTAAGAATTTATAAACTAACATCATTTAagttgtaaattttaaatgaaggttGATTAATAAGTTTTAACAAATGCTATGTAttaagcctgtaaaataaaaattatcagttATTAATGAACAcatggcaaaaatataaaattctttaaaagatcATTGGAGTTTATTTTGTGCAATccctaaataataattttctctcaTCACATAAATTAATACAAAGTGCCTTTTTGTGTTAGTCCTAGTGGAATTCTGAAAACGAgaagttctgttttttgttgttttttttttttttgagacagagttttgctcttgttgcccaggtgggagtgcaatggcacaatctcggctcattgcaacctccgcctcccgggttcaggcaagactcctgcctcagcctcccaagtagctgggattacaggcatgaggtaccatgcccagctaattttgtattttttttttttttttttttttttactagaaatggggtttcaccatgttggtcaggctggtctcgaactcctgacctcatgtgatccacccgcctcggcctcctaaagtgctggaattacaggcgtgagccaccccacctggccaagAAGTTCTTGATTGTAAAGTGTTTGGGcttaatttactaaaaatcactaaaatcttccaggtgtgtgtgtgtctgtctgtctgtctttcaaGAGAAACTGATTCTAGGAAATTTCACTGATCATTTCTTCTTAGTGATTATATTTTGTTGTgtgacatatatataaaatgaataaactgacATTTTCTAAATTAGTGATACTATAAAGAAAATGGTTGTTATGTCATTCAGACATATTGACTCAGAGTgttcaatattttattgaaaaaggctgtttcatttgtttcattctgTTTAGAAAAGGAAGACCAGTGTCTCATGCCTGAAGCCTGGAATGTGGATCAGGGAGTAATTACCAAACTCAAGGAACAatacaaaaaggagagaaaggagaaaaagtggGTGAAGAGTAAGTGGAAAACATTGTACCTGTAAATCATAAATCTTGCCTCTTTACATCCCCcagtttttttttcaatgttttcctaAAACTACttactctttttcatttctgctccTGACCTCTTTCCTTTTCACCTGCTCTCAGGGGTTGAAATTAAATGATTAGCTATTTAATtatgaacttaaaagaaaataacccaCATGTACTTATGGAATCACGTATACTATATCCCAATAATAAATCCAGAGCCTCATGAGTGTTGGGCTATGTATTCAAACACAGTgataatttggtttttaaaagtatctgtgcttaattataacaatgtttttctttttcagtgacaATTTATAACTCATTTAGTGTGACCCTCTGGCAATCCACCAAAATTATTGCTTATAATTTTAGACATTGGTGACAGAAAGAAAGTTAATTTCTAAACCTGAATATTCTATGTGTTCATAACATGCAATTCATTTGCTCATACCACTATATGCTATACAGGGCACAGAGTCAAATATATAAGttctaaaaatacttattttctatttaaactttttggccaattttatttataacattattaCCAAtgaccttttttcctttttaatatgtgccacatcaaaaacaaaatccaaaaggaAATTTCTAGCCCTGTGAATCatatatgtttaattatttcattatgcaaATTGTTTAGCAGTGGATCTagttaagaatgtaaaatggaaatacaaaatcTTGCAAACCATTCCTGAAAACAGTCTTTAATCATCATCTTAGGGGAACAAGGCTAAATTACCTCCTCGTGTTTCTACCCTCATTGACAATATGGGCCTCCTTTTTATGGTAATAGGAATTTGATTATTTGAGATATTAAGGTAGTATAAAGTGAGATTAAAATCTAACTTAGcgagaaatgtattttaaagttgcGTAAGACTGGAAagatatgctttttctttttctctctctgtagtGATGCTAAAGCTAATTAAAGACCAGTCACATTCCTGTTAGGAcattcttttaaactttattacttaaaagcatttaaagctttatttcaaatattttagaatttacaaGCGTTTAGCTTGATTTGATAAAAAGTCAGTGTCTATTGATGTTAAACCATTACATAATGAGAGATGATGTTGTTTAATGCTATCTCAATATAGATTAAATCAGAATGAGAaagattaatattaaaacataagCACATTTCATACCTCTTAGCCAAATATACTTACTGATAGACAATTTAATCTTAACAAGCATAGGGAGATGATTTGTCATGGCTTTTGAGAGTCATGACAAAAAACCAGTTAAACTGAAATTTTGAGGAAAATTTGAATGTCATATGTGAGAAATAATTTCCAGATTAACTTAATGTTGATATATTTCTTTAGGTCATTATGCTACAAAAATGAATGTCTTGAAACATAAAAGATCCTTTAGTTGGAAAGGTAACCAGGACTTATGCACAATCCATCTACCTTTCCTTTGATTATTCAGTTCTTGTCAAATATCAAGGCATTGCCGTAGTTGGAATTTAGCACTTAATTGAAACTGCACCATCTGACTGGAACAATATTCCTACTAATAGAAGCAATTGGATTTCTTAAATCGGGGGGATTACAGTGTGTTCAGACATCTAGCACATGGTTTTTTTAGTATGGTGAAGAAAAATGACACTGTAAGGGAGAAATTTTAACATCTTTCATTGAAGACAGAGGGACTGCACATTTCAGCACATTTTGTTTAATGTCTTCAGTTCCTGTTATCTTGATAAAATAGCAGTCTAGGAACAAGTAAAGACTTAGGATAAAAATAGAACTGAAGCCATGCTTTGAATTGATATATATAGCATTGACTTATAAACCaccataaagttttttttttaattgaactagTACTCATTAGAAAAGTTTGAGTCTTTTCAATGTGGTCTAATAGAGATTTTCCAGTCAAATCATGTACTCCAATCATACCatcttgaaatatatttctagGCATTAGttaaaattgcttaaaaatagTTGTATTCTTTGCTGGTATAGGAACAAACCATAACAGACTTTGGGTAAGATTTTCCCATTCTTAACTAAACTTATAACAGGAAAAACTACTAAAGATCTGTTTCAGCCTCTATCCTATATAAAACAGTCAAAACAGGGATGTGGGAGAATGAAGAATCAAAGTTTAGGTAAGTAATCAGTAGGGCATGAGACTTCACCTCGGGTGCCATAGCTTCAGGATGTAAGGCAATTAATGCACCTTAATTTAAACAAACAGGGATGTTATTGTTTAATTCAGTGCACAGTAGGCTCACAATCTGTATCTGGCTGCATTTAGAGCAATATTCAGTGGTTaaagaatgttatttttcatggtctcactggacacgagcattcttttttatgtaaatAGTGATATCCCAtttgcttaatttaaaaagtataattcttttcaagaaataaacttttacagtaatttgaaaacttgaaaataattattaatctagtagaatatttttaaaggtaaatattGACGGATGGAAAATAAGGCTTATGATAGCATTTTGATGCAGTTGgataattctcttttctctttattgtctCCTCCCaacccccccccccttttttggCTAGGGCACAATAGGTCAAAACTACAAGATATGCTTGCTAATTTGAGAGATGTTGATGAAATTCCTTCATTGCAGCCATCTGTGGGTTCACCTTCCAGACCCAATAGCTCCAGGCTTCCTGAACATGAAATTAATAGGGCAGATGAAGGTAAGTATTTAAGACACTCTGGAGCACAAAATACACTTGGATGTATATCTTTAAATTCATTCATTAGAAAGGCCTCTCCTATCAGAGAGAACTTTATTCTGCAGATGTTAGATCTGCATCGTTTTCCCCAAATGCAAGCTTTCTTACATTCAAGGGAGTTTGATTCCAAATTCAATCTTCAAGACTTGAGAAGGTGCATACACTAAACCAACTCTAAATTCTGGTTTAAAATATCTGCTGGCTCCACTGATGCCCATGGCCCTATATATACCATTCCAACATTGGGAAAATTAACAGTCTATAAATTGGTAGTATATGTTTACTTTGAAactcatataaatatttaagcaaTTTATTAATGATAATTGAAAAAGTCACCTAAAAGTCTAGTCACATATTCTGCTATTTTAACTTGTTTCCTTTCAGTCTTGGTTCacatgtatatacttttttttgttgttttttgagatgcaatctcactctgtcgcccaggctggagtgcagtggcacgaccttggcttactacaacctccacctcccaggttcaagtgattctcttgcctcagcctcctgagtagctgggattacaggcacctgccaccaagcctagctatttttagtagagacggagttttgccatgttggccaggctggcctcgaattcctgacctcaagtgatctgcccaccttgggctcccaaagtgctgggattataggcatgagccaccatggctggcctcacGTGTATATACTTTTTATACAGGTATAGAATATAcctatataaaaatatgcattattcTACACCATGTATAATAATTCTATTTTGTGTTCTTAAAATCATACAAATGATTTTCATAATGATAATTTTAAGATTGTATATTATATTGTAGACTTGATATGAAACTTTTCCTTTTGaatatttaggttatttttagtcttttgcaGTGTAATCTTATGGTATGGAAATACAGTTCTTTCTTTTAGACACAAGGTCtgatttatctatttataaatgTGTACAATGCTTGCATGTGGAAATTgattttaaagtacatatttaaGCTGAGCCTGGTggttccttgggaggctgaggtgggaggatcacttgagcccaggaggtttgttttttttgtttgtttttggagacagactgtcactcaggttagagtgcagtggcgtaattacagctcaccacagccttgacctctcaggctcaggtgatacttccacctcagcctcctgagtagctaggactacaggcacatgccaccatgcccagataattttttgtatgccttttgtagagacatggttttgccatgttgttcaggctgatctcaaactcctgggctcaagtgatccaactgcgtcagcttcccaaagtgctgggattacaggcatgagccactgcgcccagccccagttcaggagtttgagactgtagtGTGTGATGATTGAGTCagtgaatagctactgcactccagcctgggtgacatagtgagaccccgtctcttaaaacaatcaaatatttatattagctGAAAATTCAGCATGACATAAAAGTAATTAtgattaatgtatattttaaaatatttatttaaaaaagtcaaCCCTGAATTTAAATACTATATTTGCACTGTCtcttcaaattattatttatcaatcAACACAGCCTGAGAAAAAGACACAGCataatcatatgtttttttcttgtattttttaataaattacattttagagagacaaaCTGATATGATTTAGATGTATATAGATTTTCATGAGTGGAATACTTTCTCAGTGAAATTTTTGACCAGTACATGGTTAATCATTTGTTAGAGTCAATTATAGCATACTTGGAATTTATTACCCATACAAAGAATCAACACATCACACTCTAGatgtaaaatttatttgatgTCTTTTGAATTACAGATGTGGGTCATGGTCCTCAGTAAGTATGCTGATCACTAGGAGATGCATTCTGTTGACATTATAGGTATGAGGCTTCTA includes the following:
- the LOC115833920 gene encoding striatin-like, producing the protein MENKAYDSILMQLDNSLFSLLSPPNPPPLFWLGHNRSKLQDMLANLRDVDEIPSLQPSVGSPSRPNSSRLPEHEINRADEVEALTFLPSSGKSFIMGADEALESELGLGELAGLTVANEADSLTYD